Below is a genomic region from Thermodesulfobacteriota bacterium.
AATTGCCGCTATCACAGTTGCTCGAAGACAGGAGAAACAGACTAAGGAGTTACCATACCTTGTGGGTTTCGCATTGACAACGGGCTCGGGTATCAGCGTTTTTCTGGTAACACAGGTCATCCTGCAGGTAAAACCCTGGTATGAACCACATTATCTGATACCACTGGCCGGCATGGTGATCGGGAATAGCATGAATGGCGCCACATTGGCAGTTGAGAGAATTGACTCGGAGATTAGAAATAAGAAGAGCGAGATCGAGGCCTGCCTGGCACTGGGGGCAACGTCCAAACAGGCCGCTTCTTCTTGTATACGAGCAGCGATGAAGGCTTCTATGATTCCAACAATCAACTCTATGATGGTAGTGGGAATAGTATCTCTCCCAGGAATAATGACTGGACAAATACTCTCAGGTATTTCACCCCTTATAGCGGTTAAGTATCAGATTATCATAATGTATATGATTGCGTTTTCCGTGGCTTCTTCATCTTTAATACTTACGCATCTGAGATTTAGACGATACTTTACCCAAGATCATCAGCTTATAGAGGAAGCCCTATAATCACCCGTGGAAAAAATGCCTGATTCATTGATTGTCTTGACCCCCTCACATTGGAAACACATTGCTGGGCGCTGTGCCAGTGTTGAAGGAGATTGCATCGAAACAACGTTCCCAATGTTTTATCTATGCGGGGTTGGAAAACCCCGCCTATCGTTATTGATGACGGTATTTGTTGTGGATAGTCGGGACATTCTTGTCCCGATAGGTTTCCATGTCATCGATCTTATGGACGGCTTGAACGGCCTTCCAAAAATTGCCGCCTGTGCTGAACTTGTTTCAGTATTAAGAAAATCAGGAACAAAGACGTTAAAAAAAATTTGCGGGTTGCGGTTGAATTAAATTTTTTAGTCGTTATGTCATCCCCGGAATCAGTAGTCGGGGATCCAGAGGTAAAAGCATGGATTCCCTATTAAGGAATTAGGAAATGACAACAAAGGGAGAGCCTTGCCCTATAATCGAAGGGTCGAAGGGCCTGTCCTGAGCGACGTCGAAGGATTGCTTCTTTGTACCTGTGCTGAACCATGTCCTGACGATAGGTCAGGATCTATTCAGTATCAAGACAAAGAAGTTAGAAATAAGGTTAATACAACTGACGTCGATACTTTTAAAAATTTTGTCCTCGAAACGTCTGGCTTTTACAATCGCGAGTGAAACGAAGCGATCCCCTCGGTGATCATGCTGGCGATTGCTTCGGCACTTTCTCAGTCCATCGTAATTGACACGAGAGACCAATTGTTTCTGTTGTGATACGTTATAGCCTGCTGCATGGAGTTCCGTTGTGTATTTAACCGACAAATATAATTTGTTATAATTCATTGGATAAAAATCTTCGACAGTGGAGTAGTATTGAAATAATGATCGAAAAGGAAAGGATGACCGAGTATATTCTGGATTTGATCAGGATAGATAGCCTGTCGAGAAAGGAAAAAGAGATTGCATTGAAATTATCTGCGGATATGGAGGAGTTGGGCGCAGAGTGTTTTTTTGATGACGCAGGTAATAA
It encodes:
- the fetB gene encoding iron export ABC transporter permease subunit FetB, with protein sequence MEALNYTLVNISYIDLLIGLGLIFVAIGMSRWQKLMLEREFAIGALRTLIQLVAIGYILKYIFALDRWYIILITISVMIVIAAITVARRQEKQTKELPYLVGFALTTGSGISVFLVTQVILQVKPWYEPHYLIPLAGMVIGNSMNGATLAVERIDSEIRNKKSEIEACLALGATSKQAASSCIRAAMKASMIPTINSMMVVGIVSLPGIMTGQILSGISPLIAVKYQIIIMYMIAFSVASSSLILTHLRFRRYFTQDHQLIEEAL